One stretch of Kiritimatiellaceae bacterium DNA includes these proteins:
- a CDS encoding 30S ribosomal protein S18 — protein sequence MAYDKEEKGGRLLEGVTEIDYKDAELLRKFMTERGKILSRRYTGVTSKQQRQVKRAVRQARVMGLLR from the coding sequence ATGGCATACGACAAAGAGGAAAAAGGCGGTCGGCTTCTGGAAGGCGTGACCGAAATTGATTACAAGGATGCGGAGCTGCTCCGTAAATTTATGACCGAACGCGGCAAAATTCTTTCGCGCCGTTATACTGGTGTAACATCCAAACAGCAGCGTCAGGTGAAACGGGCAGTCCGTCAGGCGCGCGTAATGGGACTTTTGCGCTAA
- a CDS encoding 50S ribosomal protein L9 — MAVEVLLMNAVPGLGIEGDVVRVADGYARNYLFPNGLASEVTAGKKRQIEKKRIERLELMRKEQTAAEELAKKFESISCTIAVKTSEGGKMFGSVTAAQIIEKLAEQGITLERAQLKLDAPLHELGVFDVIVTLHPEVKPVLKVWIVEE; from the coding sequence ATGGCTGTAGAAGTTTTATTGATGAATGCGGTGCCCGGACTCGGCATCGAAGGCGATGTGGTTCGTGTGGCCGACGGCTATGCACGGAACTATCTTTTTCCAAACGGGCTGGCCTCGGAAGTAACCGCGGGCAAAAAACGCCAGATTGAGAAGAAACGCATTGAGCGTCTTGAGCTGATGCGCAAAGAACAGACCGCCGCTGAAGAGCTGGCCAAAAAGTTTGAGAGCATTTCCTGCACGATTGCGGTGAAGACCTCGGAAGGCGGTAAGATGTTCGGCTCCGTTACAGCGGCGCAGATTATCGAAAAACTGGCCGAACAGGGTATCACGCTGGAACGCGCTCAGTTGAAGTTGGATGCTCCGTTGCATGAATTGGGTGTATTTGACGTTATTGTGACCCTCCACCCGGAAGTGAAACCTGTGCTGAAGGTATGGATCGTTGAAGAATGA
- the dnaB gene encoding replicative DNA helicase, giving the protein MSSIDQSGRRLPPYSEEAERGVLGSALIESNRVIELCLIKSLSTDSFYVPAHRLLFEQLLGMYQSARAVDLLTVGEDLKKSGRLDQVGGYAFLEGLIDSTPTSAHADYYIDIVQQKHLLRRIISQAAEAIDHCYTDDDAEELLSRTEEAFFELSDKKTASSEAWKDIVYKTAGQIINGNMLDNGVPTGFAGLDKELRGLHNTDMIVLAARPSMGKTSLAMNIAEHAALGRGGDKKHAVGVFSLEMSQEQLVRRMLYSKAGVPAWKDYFSEVDQRKISSAADQLGKASIIVDDSAGLDVMDLRARARRMKRIHNVDLIVIDYLQLLADKRRSREGRQQETASISNSIKAMAKELKIPVLILSQLSRAPEQGTRDGKPRLSDLRDSGAIEQDADVVLLLQRPSYYNKELDAASGEDTLAIVDIAKHRNGPTGEVKLNFFREITRFEDRDERHGVDGSAE; this is encoded by the coding sequence ATGAGTTCTATCGATCAGAGCGGGCGTCGTCTTCCGCCCTATAGTGAGGAAGCCGAACGAGGCGTTCTCGGCTCCGCTCTGATCGAATCCAACCGGGTTATTGAACTCTGCCTGATCAAGTCGCTGTCCACTGATTCATTTTACGTTCCCGCCCACCGGTTGCTCTTTGAGCAGCTTCTGGGAATGTATCAAAGCGCGCGTGCCGTCGACCTGCTGACGGTCGGCGAAGATCTTAAAAAAAGCGGACGGCTCGATCAGGTTGGCGGGTACGCCTTTCTTGAAGGGCTGATCGACAGTACGCCAACATCGGCGCATGCCGACTACTACATTGATATCGTCCAGCAGAAACACCTGCTGCGTCGCATCATCAGTCAGGCGGCCGAAGCCATTGACCATTGCTACACGGACGATGATGCAGAAGAACTGCTCAGCCGGACCGAAGAGGCGTTTTTTGAACTCAGCGATAAAAAGACGGCGTCTTCCGAAGCTTGGAAAGACATAGTCTATAAGACCGCCGGGCAGATTATCAATGGCAACATGCTCGACAACGGCGTACCGACCGGGTTTGCCGGTCTCGATAAGGAACTGCGCGGTCTCCATAATACCGACATGATCGTTTTGGCGGCGCGCCCCTCCATGGGAAAAACGTCGCTCGCCATGAACATTGCGGAACACGCCGCGCTCGGCCGGGGCGGAGATAAAAAACATGCGGTTGGTGTATTCAGTCTCGAAATGTCGCAGGAACAGCTTGTCCGCCGCATGCTTTACAGCAAAGCCGGCGTGCCGGCCTGGAAAGATTATTTTTCGGAAGTCGATCAGAGAAAAATTTCGTCCGCCGCCGACCAGCTGGGGAAAGCCTCCATCATCGTGGATGATTCTGCCGGTCTGGATGTGATGGATTTGCGCGCCCGCGCCCGCCGGATGAAACGAATCCACAATGTCGATTTAATCGTGATCGACTATTTGCAATTGCTGGCGGATAAGCGCCGCTCTCGCGAAGGCCGGCAGCAGGAAACCGCTTCGATTTCCAACAGCATCAAAGCGATGGCGAAAGAGTTGAAAATTCCGGTTCTGATTCTCAGCCAGCTCAGCCGCGCTCCGGAGCAGGGAACCCGCGACGGCAAGCCGCGACTTTCCGACCTGCGCGATTCCGGTGCGATTGAACAGGATGCCGATGTCGTGCTTTTGCTTCAGCGTCCATCTTACTATAACAAAGAGCTGGACGCAGCTTCCGGGGAGGACACACTGGCCATTGTTGATATTGCCAAACATCGTAATGGGCCTACCGGCGAAGTGAAGTTGAATTTCTTTAGAGAGATTACGCGGTTCGAGGATCGGGACGAACGGCACGGGGTAGATGGATCGGCGGAGTAA